tgttgtcttgcctatatactgaattctttgaggcttacagtccccaagtgggcatttgaaggcatagacgacattgatctcttttaaagcgttctgctttgtgtctggagagtttctcatgagtaggttggtcgttttcttggttttatagatcgtcaattgtatcttctaatttttgtctgtagggataacgtttctattaacaatatctttcaggaccctttcctccgttttatgagctgtgaaaaagaagttcctgtacaatagtctaatagggggtaccggtgttgtgttagttgtctcttcagaggttgcatggcgtttcaccttccttcttatgatgtcttcaacgaaaccattggagaagtcgttgttgactaggacctgccttaccctaccgagttcttcatcgacttgcttccatcctgagctgtgactgagagcacggtcgacataaacgttaacgacactcctcttgtacctgtctgggcagtcacagttggcattgaggcacattcctatgtttgtttccttagtatagactgcagtgtggaaacctccgctcctttccatgactgttacatctagagaggGTAGCTTTCCATtcttctccatcttgtaagtgaaacgcaacacagaattccgctcaaatgcctccttcagctcctgcagatgtctgatatcaggtacctgtgtaaaaatgtcaacatacctgcagtatatggccggtttcaagttcatgtcgactaagaccttttgttcgatggtacccatgtagaagtttgcaaacaggacaccaaagggagaacccatgacgaccccatctacttgcttatacatgtgcccatccgggctcaagaagggtgactCTTTAACTAAAATTAACTAGTTTTAGTAGTTAGTTTAACTACTAACTAGTAGTtttggaaactactccaagcttgtactaaagaggcacccttcttgagcccggatgggcacatgtataagcaagtagatggggtcgccacgggttgtcccctaggtgttctgtttAACTAAAATTAAAGTTACTGATAACACAAACATTAATTGACCCCGCTGGCCTAGATATTTCTTCCCATACATGAGTTCCTGCAgatgtaattaataataatgtcAGACTAAACATTTGTGTATACCAGAGTTTGATCCCCGCTTTGATACAACCTTGTAAGCGCCCCGTCTCCACCCGGGGGCCGGCACAACACCCTCATGCCTAACACTAAACTTGTCCTTTGTCCTGGATCCCAACCTCATCACAAAGCTCTCACTGTGGGGGAAAACCTCCCAGCAggaatttatttacttatttattttattaaaatatttctAATTTATTTCTTACAATTTTTTCTAATTTAAGTggactttatttgcatagtggacTGTGTGAGTCTATAGTTGTTCTCCTAGGAACTTCCCTTCACAACCTGGAAGGTTATTTAATAATATAGCCAACGAAATCGAAATTAATCGATTGGAAGaaatttgttactaattgttaatCTACATTGGTTAATTTTAAAAGAGCACAGCTTAGCTGTTATGTAGACTGTAGTTTGTTTAAACAGCCATGCACATATCTTGATCATACAAGTCGCATCGCCTCGTTTTCGAGCAATGCTGTTGTCAAGACGTTTCGCGCTGAACAAAGTAATTCCTTGCTGTTATCTCCTTCCTCTCAATTTTATCTGTGAAGTTGAATAGATTTCCCACTTCTCCTGAATAGAAATTCAGGAGAAGTGGGAATAGTTCCATTTTCTACGAGGAGCCATGAAATCCGATTTTCCTTTGAATGATTCACTAAGCTATTAAGAGATAGTTTGTGTTAGTATTTGCCTAACATGACAGCAATTGCTTGGTATGCCAGTAGTTAGTATTTAGTGTCGGAATTTACGACAACAACATTGTACAGTACAATGAACGTCAAACCACTTACCACTACAGTAAACATCGTCACCACTGGCAGGTACAGTAAACGTCGTCACCACTGGCAGGTACAGTAAACGTCGTCACCACTGGCAGGTACAGTAAACGTCGTCACCACTGGCAGGTACAGTAAACGTCGTCACCACTGGCAGGTACAGTAAACGTCGTCACCACTGGCAGGTACAGTAAACGTCGTCACCACTGGCAGGTACAGTAAACGTCGTCACCACTGGCAGGTACAGTAAACATCGCCACCACTGGAAGGTACAGTAAACATCGCCACCACTGGCAGGTACAGTAAACGTCGTCACCACTGGCAGGAACAGTAAACGTCGTCACCACTGGCAGGTACAGTAAACGTCGTCACCACTGGCAGGTACAGTAAACGTCGTCACCACTGGCAGGTACAGTAAACGTCGTCACCACTGGCAGGTACAGTAAACGTCGTCACCACTGGCAGGTACAGTAAACGTCGTCACCACTGGCAGGTACAGTAAACATCGCCACCACTGGCAGGTACAGTAAACGTCGTCACCACTGGCAGGTACAGTAAACGTCGTCACCACTGGCAGGTACAGTAAACGTCGTCACCACTGGCAGGTACAGTAAACGTCGTCACCACTGGCAGGTACAGTAAACATCGCCACCACTGGCAGGTACAGTAAACGTCGTCACCACTGGCAGGTACAGTAAACGTCGTCACCACTGGCAGGTACAGTAAACATCGCCACCACTGGCAGGTACAGTAAACGTCGTCACCACTGGCAGGTACAGTAAACATCGCCACCACTGGCAGGCACAGTAAACATCGCTACCACTGGCAGGTACAGTAAACGTCGCCTCCACTGGCAGGTACAGTAAACATCGCCACCACTGGCAGGTACAGTAAACATCGCCACCACTGGCAAGTACAGAAAACgtcgcctctactggcaggtacaGTAAACGTCGCCACCACTGGCAGGTACAGTAAACgtcgcctctactggcaggtacagtaaacgtcgcctctactggcaggtacaGTAAACATCGCCACCACTGGCAGGTACAGTAAATGTCGCCACCACTGGCAGGTACAGTAAATgtcgcctctactggcaggtacaGTAAACATCGCCACCACTGGCAGGTACAGTAAACgtcgcctctactggcaggtacagtaaacgccgcctctactggcaggtacaGTAAACGTCGCCACCACTGGCAGGTACAGTAAAcgtctcctctactggcaggtacagtaaatgtcgcctctactggcaggtacaGTAAATGTCGCCTCCACTGGCAGGTACAGTAAATGTCGCCACCACTGGCAGGTACAGTAAACGTCGCCTCTATTGGCAGGTACAGTAAATgtcgcctctactggcaggtacaGTAAACGTCGCCTCCACTGGCAGGTACAGTAAACGTCGCCTCCACTGGCAGGTACAGTCAACGTCGCCACCACTGGCAGGTACAGTAAACGTCGCCTCCACTGGCAGGTACAGTAAACGTCGCCTCCACTGGCAGGTATAGTAAGCATCGCCTCCACTGGCAGGTACATTAAACGTCGCCTCCACTGGCAGGTACAGTAAACGTCGCCTCCACTGGCAGGTACAGTAAACGTCGCCTCCACTGGCAGGTACAATAAACGTCGCCTCCACTGGCAGGTACAGTAAACGTCGCCTCCACTGGCAGGTATAGTAAACATCGCCTCCACTGGCAGGTACAATAAACGTCGCCTCCACTGGCAGGTACAGTAAACGTCGCCTCCACTGGCAGGTATAGTAAACATCGCCTCCACTGGCAGATACATTAAACGTCGCCTCCACTGGCAGGTACAGTAAACGTCGCCTCCACTGGCAGGTATAGTAAACGTCGCCACCACTGGCAGGTACAATAAACgtcgcctctactggcaggtacaGTAAACGTCGCCACTACTGGCAGGTACAGTAAACGTCGCCTCCACAGTCAGGTACAGTAAACGCACATAGCTTTTTGTTAAAAATATTGCCTTCACTTTTGTTAAGAACATAAAATTCACATGTATATACTTTTTTAAAGTGTTTAAGCCAAGTGAATAAGGTGTTTTGCTTTCAATAATAGTTacttttcattttgtataaattaaagtaatttttttgttatattaaatgatCAGTTTTTATTCTCTTTTTTTGCCCGCAATTGATAAACTGTAGAGGACCCAAGCAGATTTATTTTATTtagttttttctcttttttttattaatattcgTTTGGCAGAACACCTGCTTGATTAGTTGCTGCTCTATTCCAGATCACGTCACAAAATGTAAACCTATCGGTCAGCAGGCGCCGTGGTTTACTCTCGTCGGTCAGCAGGCGCTGTGGTTTACTTCCGTCGGTCACTAGGCGTCTGGTTTACTTCCGTCGGTCACCAGGCGCTGTGGTTACTTCCGTCGGTCACCAGGCGCCGTGGTTTACTCTCGTCGGTCACCAGGCGCTGTGGTTTACTCCCGTCGGTCACCAGGCGCCGTGGTTTACTCCCGTCGGTCACCAGGCGCTGTGGTTTACTTCCGTCGGTCACCAGGCGCCTTGGTTTACTCCCGTCGGTCACCAGGCGCTGTGGTTTACTTCCGTCGGTCACTAGGCGTCTGGTTTACTCCCGTCGGTCGCCAGGCGCTGTGGTTTACTCCCGTCGGTCACCAGGCGCCTTGGTTTACTCCCGTCGGTCACCAGGCGCCTTGGTTTACTCCCGTCGGTCACCAGGCGCCTTGGTTTACTCCCGTCGGTCACCAGGCGCCTTGGTTTACTCCCGTCGGTTACCAGGCGCCATGGTTTACTCCCGTCGGTCACCAGGCGCTGTGGTTTACTCCCGTCGGTCACCAGGCGCCTTGGTTTACTCCCGTCGGTCACCAGGCGCCTTGGTTTACTCCCGTCGGTCACCAGGCGCCTTGGTTTACTCCCGTCGGTCACCAGGCGCCTTGGTTTACTCCCGTCGGTCACCAGGCGCCTTGGTTTACTCCCGTCGGTCACCAGGCGCCTTGGTTTACTCCCGTCGGTCACCAGGCCACTCGGTTTACTCCCGTCGGTCACCAGGCGCCTTGGTTTACTCCCGTCGGTTACCAGGCGCCTTGGTTTACTCCCGTCGGTCACCAGGCCACTTGGTTTACTCCCGTCGGTCACCAGGCTACTTGGTTTACTCCCGTCGGTCACCAGGCGCTGTGGTTTACTCCCGTCGGTCACCAGGCGCCTTGGTTTACTCCCGTCGGTCACCAGGCCACTTGGTTTACTCCCGTCGGTCACCAGGCCACTTGGTTTACTCCCGTCGGTCACCAGGCCACTTGGTTTACTCCCGTCGGTCACCAGGCCACTTGGTTTACTCCCGTCGGTCACCAGGCCACTTGGTTTACTCCCGTCGGTCACCAGGCGCTGTGGTTTACTCCCGTCGGTCACCAGGCGCCTTGGTTTACTCCCGTCGGTCACCAGGCCACTTGGTTTATTCCCGTCGGTCACCAGGCCACTTGGTTTACTCCCGTCGGTCACCAGGCCACTTGGTTTACTCCCGTCGGTCACCAGGCCACTTGGTTTACTCCCGTCGGTCACCAGGCCACTTGGTTTACTCCCGTCGGTCACCAGGCCACTTGGTTTACTCCCGTCGGTCACCAGGCGCCCTGGTTTACATCCATTATAAACAGTCATCAATGGTCCGCTCTCCCACCTCACCTCTCCATTTGTTATTATAATGTGTTGTCATTATTCAACTATATGAGTATATGAGAGCTAGTGGTTTTGACCAGTCATCgacggtagggagccggtcggccgagcggacagcacactggacttgtgatcctgtggtcctgggttcgatcccaggcaccggcgagaaacaatggacagagtttctttcaccctatgcccctgttacctagcagtaaaataggtacctgggtgttagtcagctgtcacgggctgcttcctgggggtggaggcctggtcgaggaccgggccgcggggacactaaagccccgaaatcatctcaagataacctcaagagaaggtAATCATACAACCCGCCCTCGTCATGGCACCTTGTGTTTAGACGTATGCTTTACCTTAAGGTCGAAAACTGTCGTACTTAAAAATGGTAGCGCCTTGCGATGTTGACATAGTgatccgttttctgttcgtgggtcgaTTGTGACTCATAACTGGTGAGTGTTCTTCCTGTACTGTGAGTCATTACTGGTGAGTGTCCTTCCTGTACTGTGAGTCATTACTGGTGAGTGTCCTTCCTGTACTGTGAGTCATTACTGGTGAGTGTCCTTCCTGTACTGTGAGTCATTACTGGTGAGTGTCCTTCCTGTACTGTGAGTCATTACTGGTGAGTGTCCTTCCTGTACTGTGAGTCATTACTGGTGAGAGTCCTTCCTGTACTGTGAGTCATTACTGGTGAGTGTCCTTCCTGTACTGTGAGTCATTACTGGTGAGAGTCCTTCCTGTACTGTGAGTCATTACTGGTGAGTGTCCTTCCTGTACTGTGAGTCATTACTGGTGAGAGTCCTTCCTGTACTGTGAGTCATTACTGGTGAGTGTCCACCATGTACTGTGAGTCATTACTGGTGAGTGTCCTTCCTGTACTGTGAGTCATTACTGGTGAGAGTCCTTCCTGTACTGTGAGTCATTACTGGTGAGTGTCCTTCCTGTACTGTGAGTCATTACTGGTGAGTGTCCTTCCTGTACTGTGAGTCATTACTGGTGAGTGTCCTTCCTGTACTGTGAGTCATTACTGGTGAGAGTCCTTCCTGTACTGTGAGTCATTACTGGTGAGTGTCCACCATGTACTGTGACTGACTCATTACTGGGTATATATTTCTTTGCTCTTCTTTATTATTTTCTCAGTGAGGTCATTTATCCAAGTGTTATGTTAAGAGACTGAACGACTGACCAAGCACAGCCCCACCTGACCAATTAGGTATTTATCTGATAACAGGAAACGACACcatcgaggggacggaagtggttCAGCCAATCATATCCAGAGTTTTGGAGACGTCCTCCAATCACAATAACGCTCCGCCAGCGAGATAACGCTATCATTCGTTGCCTCATAAGTGTCAATTAACTGTTAGTAATCTCCTGCATCTAATTAATTACGTATATTGTACCTATTGTCTGGCCACGAAGCGTAATTTAATAATTACTGGTGAATGAAGTGATCGCTCATACACAGTTTTGTATTGTGTAATTATCAAACGATACCTCATTCACCCCACCTCACCTGAAGACCACTCTTTGTCTCATTAACCCGCTCACACCTGGTGTCCACTTTCTGCCTCATTAACTGCTCACCTGATGCCTACTTTCTGCTTCATTAATCACCCTCACCTGGAGACCACTCTCTGCCTCATTATATCGCCTTTCTCGTGAAGACTAATCACTGCTTCATTAACAGCACACCTGGAGCCTACTGCTTCATTAACTCCCACTTATTTGGGGATCACTCAGTGCCTCATATACCCTCTTCACCTCGAGATCTCTCATTGCCTCAGTAACCCCCTCTCACCTGGAGCCCACTTTCTCCCACATTAACCGCATAATGCTCTGTGATGCCAACAATGTAATACCCAAAGGCATCAAttttcatatatattttattttatttatttataaaggaAACACAAAAGGTATATAAAAGTACAGGAACACAATATAcaaaaatagaacacgaaacagaCATATAGGAGAAAAACACATaacacacagaactcagaactttgTAGAGTATAAGAACAGAAACACAAATGGGAATAAAACAAAAGTTAAAGAAAAGAacacataaaacacacaccaagaCAAGCCACTGGCACGGACTACGCACACAAAAATAGAGccggaacacacaggaaccgGGAGGTGGGAAATACAGGACTATATGCATAAAACCAACCACAATAATATAAGTAACAAAGGCATGACACTGAAATACATAAAACCCCCTCAGCCACACACGGATACATACCAGAGCAAACATCAGAAAGCACAGGAACAGGAAAAAAAgaaccacaacccacacacacaaaccctcagGCATAAACACCAGAACACGCAGGAATCAGGTGAAACAGGAACAAAGTAAAAAATAAGAAGGCTTATATTTCTCTGGGTAATCATTCAACGGATACTTCGCAATGTACGCATCTCAAATTGGCCACTCCTGTTCGGAAGGGCGGACGTTCCCACAACGACGTGGGTGCACCATGAATTACAGAACCACTATGCCTGGTGGAGGCGATCGCCCCGAGCTGGGGACACCGAAGACAAAGGCTGAGGCAGCAGAAGCGACAACACCGCCGCCGACGAAACAGGGGGCACCGAAGACGAAGGCTGAGGCTGGAGAGGCGGCACCATCGCCACCGACGAAACAGGGGGCACCGAAGACGAAGGCTGGAGAGGCGGCACCACCGCCACCGACGAAACAGGGGGCACCGAAGACGAAGGCTGAGGCTGGAGAGACGGCACCACCGCCACCGACGAAACCAGAGGCAGAGGCACAGAACCCACCGTGCGAACATCCTTCtttaggaccagcaccaacccaccaAGCTGGCCAACATCCTCGGCAGGGGGGACCCCCCACCTATGGGGAACCAGAACAAACGGATGCAGGCGAGACATCCACAGCAGGAACCAATGTCCCCACACTGGCCCAAACCCCTACAGCAGGGTCCACGCcacccaccagtaccacaccacccacctgcacaccAACATTCCATTCCACAGAGGAAGAGCCCTCAGAGTCCTCAACATCACATTCTGCCGCCCACTCACGAAGGGGCAACACACTCCTAGCCATTCGAGAACGTTTCAACACAAGTCGCTGATCATCCAAACTGTTCCCAGCCGCGCCACAGCATGCAGAGCGTGACCCCGAAGCAcagcagcctcaacaacaggGAGCACAAGTCCACACTCCACAGGCGACACAGGAACGGAAGATAGAGCAGGTGGAGCTGGTGGAGGCAAGGATGCCTGCGGAGAAGTGGAATCCGTCAGGGGCGAAGGGGGCCTGCGGATGTGAAGGAGCCGGCAGAGGCCAGGAAGCTGACTGTAGGTGTGGGCACACCTCCACCCTGACACCCACACTGCCAATCGCTCTCACGGGCACACAGGCCGAGGAACCCGGTAACACCACTGGGACAGAAAACGGCCGGGAAACCAcccctcaccaaaacctcacccctttgcctcgtatgggccaataggcctgctgcagttctcattactactgtcccctacacctgactttcctcctcagctctctcttgcctatttattgcctgtccctacctcctcatcacaatcgacttgagaatagtccaggacggaccgaaacgtcgtcgtcccttcaatttctagtgtgtggtctggtcaacacccctCACCACATCATCACAATGCGATAGGTCCATAGCCACCAACGGGGGAAAATCCTCTTCCCAAATCAAATTCACAGGCGCTGCCGCCACATCAGCACAGGCCCCGCTTGGTGCCCCTCAAGTCGACACTGGAAACACAACCTGGGATGCCCTGCTTAGAAGGCACGTATGGTGTATCCCATCAACGTGATAGTCGACGGAACAGGAGACTGAAGATGGAGAGCGACGGTCGAAGTCCTTTTCGAGACTCCCTGCCACCAGCTAGAGGGGACAGAGTTCATCTGGAGGGACACCACTGCCCCATATATACTAACGACGAAGCAACCCCTCCGAAAATTCGAAGGGGACCCCATGTAATGCCACAAATATGTGAGGGTGCAGCACCGCTCAGACAGTGACCGTGCCATCGTCAGCAGGGAGATAAAACGAGTGACCATTATAATGGGACACCAAATCTTGATAAACAGCCGGAGACCTGAATTTCATACACGCTCAATGGTTCATGAGCACCCCACAAACATCTGCCATATTCACCCAGAGCATATCCAGGATTACCACTTCCACAGCTAGGTACGACGCCTTGCCAGAGAATTTGAGGCCAATTGTCTCCGAACAGTGGATAGGGGAAAGGGGGGTCCGCATGACGCCAAGCAAATGGCCGGAGGGCCGCGCACCCGGTCCAGAAACACCAACAGCCGGAGCAACACAGGGAGCAGGTCGCCACGCACACTCTTACCCGGCGCTGGTCAGCCAGCCAATCCAACCTTTTTTCATTAGCAGCTAAAGCATTTAATAAAATATTCAATCGGATAATTTCTAAGTGGTTACTACTATGGGCGATCAATCCCAGTAGAGCACTATTCAGTTGTCCTAAAATGCTGTGAGTATTAGTGGTTTTAGGTATAGCATATACCAACTCTATCTAGAAATTAAGCATTTttcttgtaactcattttgtatgtatgtacttttacctaaattatttatttatttgtttaaatgACAGGCAAACAATAAGCGGCTGGCAGCCACATCCAAATGATCATTCTTggaccaacctgtcctcagagaaTCCGACTTGCTCAATCTCAGTTTTCCAGCCAAAATGTCAAACATGACTGGGATCTAGCAGTCTCAAACACCCGGGCTAGACACCCTGAAGATCCGAATTTATTAAAGCATATGTCTTCCAAAATATCGCATGCTCCCTAGCCTAAACAACTCCCACCCCCTGCTATGAGGTAGGAGAGACGGCTAACTATACAGAAAATGAGGGTTTTGATGATAGTATGATCAGCAAGTGTCATTTACCAAAAAAATAAATGTATTAGTGTATACAACAAAATTGTATAAGTTAGTGTATGACTCAGGAGTGAATACTGTGCAGTacatagtgagggtgtgagatttTTTTTACACTTACCTCTCTTAGAAGGTGAACCTCAAGCATAAAGAACTGCACATTGCAGATATTTCTACTCTAAGCAAGAGACcaatagaaaaagaaaaagcgggagcaaaccgccacgcTTCCACCACGAGGATGAAAACCTGTCCACGTAGGCCGCTGATCCCTCCTAGTTTAAAAAAACGTTAAaaccaataaagggtaaccgacgggttctcacaccaAATTTTACTTTGATgtttggcgctatgaattggaattcgaatttcccaagaacagccgtcattaaAAAAGGTCACATTTACAGACAATCGTATacagcagaacatgggtggaaaagaatggatgaagggttgacatcaaagaccgttttctatagcagtataacaatttattaactagagactaaactactacaacatcgaTTTTAcggtacgttaatgtccatcaagtggcactataacaacagctaaatagcaacgactccggtccattgctgtgcggctgcatactgaactaacctgaacacagatgtgcccactgacgacgcaatattgcaaacaaaCATTCACAAGACTAAGTTTACACAACAGTGAGCGACTCGTTACGTTAATGTCTATCCTGTGGCACTTGCAACAGCTGTTCAACAGCCCCTCAAGAAATAACAGCagactccatcttgctgacactttggGCTGActaaatgaactaactgaacaatggtgcccactgatgacataagcttgcaatcaatattgtcacggcttcacggtgaacagatactataatcacaatcttacgTGTCCTCCAGCCCTCCAG
Above is a window of Procambarus clarkii isolate CNS0578487 chromosome 11, FALCON_Pclarkii_2.0, whole genome shotgun sequence DNA encoding:
- the LOC138363608 gene encoding ribosome-binding protein 1-like translates to MTVYNGCKPGRLVTDGSKPSGLVTDGSKPSGLVTDGSKPSGLVTDGSKPSGLVTDGSKPSGLVTDGNKPSGLVTDGSKPRRLVTDGSKPQRLVTDGSKPSGLVTDGSKPSGLVTDGSKPSGLVTDGSKPSGLVTDGSKPSGLVTDGSKPRRLVTDGSKPQRLVTDGSKPSSLVTDGSKPSGLVTDGSKPRRLVTDGSKPRRLVTDGSKPSGLVTDGSKPRRLVTDGSKPRRLVTDGSKPRRLVTDGSKPRRLVTDGSKPRRLVTDGSKPRRLVTDGSKPQRLVTDGSKPWRLVTDGSKPRRLVTDGSKPRRLVTDGSKPRRLVTDGSKPRRLVTDGSKPQRLATDGSKPDA
- the LOC138363609 gene encoding sterile alpha motif domain-containing protein 1-like, translating into MYASQIGHSCSEGRTFPQRRGCTMNYRTTMPGGGDRPELGTPKTKAEAAEATTPPPTKQGAPKTKAEAGEAAPSPPTKQGAPKTKAGEAAPPPPTKQGAPKTKAEAGETAPPPPTKPEAEAQNPPCEHPSLGPAPTHQAGQHPRQGGPPTYGEPEQTDAGETSTAGTNVPTLAQTPTAGSTPPTSTTPPTCTPTFHSTEEEPSESSTSHSAAHSRRGNTLLAIRERFNTSR